Proteins encoded within one genomic window of Triticum aestivum cultivar Chinese Spring chromosome 2D, IWGSC CS RefSeq v2.1, whole genome shotgun sequence:
- the LOC123049133 gene encoding translation initiation factor IF-2-like: MRIRAGSATGRGRGGEENENRSGRTRAMSSTRTFSPAVVAAGQQHVRAPRGGLPRPSRPAAGSPGQRSAGGGGDAAWGQAGRSWWGAGGGLPAAASSRRQPCRAGADRAPAGNRELVRRALSPPATGARGAALRRWSFRPMPSRLRNVSCLTSTAAPTSPRPS; this comes from the coding sequence ATGCGTATAAGAGCGGGCTCGGCGAcgggacgaggacgaggaggagaagagaaCGAGAACAGGAGCGGACGGACACGTGCGATGAGTAGCACCAGAACTTTCtcgccggcggtggtggcggcagggCAGCAGCACGTCCGCGCGCCGCGCGGTGGGCTGccgcggcccagcaggccggcggCGGGCTCGCCGGGCCAACGGtccgcgggtggcggcggcgacgccgCGTGGGGGCAAGCGGGGCGCAGCTGGTGGGGCGCTGGAGGTGGATTGCCGGCGGCCGCGTCGTCGAGGCGGCAGCCGTGCAGAGCTGGCGCTGACCGGGCGCCGGCGGGGAACCGGGAGCTGGTGCGGCGGGCGCTTTCGCCGCCGGCCACGGGCGCGCGCGGCGCGGCGCTGAGGAGGTGGAGCTTCCGGCCCATGCCGAGCCGGCTGCGCAACGTGTCTTGCTTGACCTCGACGGCGGCCCCTACATCCCCACGGCCATCGTGA